One region of Streptomyces sp. NBC_00442 genomic DNA includes:
- a CDS encoding alpha/beta hydrolase, whose amino-acid sequence MTPPPPFDPELRAALGALEAGVREPFTPGNLAARQERDAAARPRPTVQELCADGLFEVAELCVPGASDGREVTLVSARPAGADGPLPLLYYLHGGGMIMGNAWSVLPKVLREWALPLGLAVLSVEYPLAPRARYPVPVEDCYAGLCWAADHAAALGVDAGRIVVGGKSAGGGLAAALALIARDRGGPAPVGQLLLCPMLDDRGATFSAHQMAGADIWDRTSNATAWQALLGERYGTADVPPYAAPARATDLTGLPPAYVEVGSAETFRDEGVAYADAIWRAGGQAELHVWPGAFHGFDTFAPRAALSQDARDARTRWLRRVLAQSGASGKPPA is encoded by the coding sequence GTGACGCCCCCGCCCCCGTTCGACCCCGAACTGCGCGCCGCGCTGGGCGCGTTGGAGGCCGGCGTCAGGGAACCGTTCACGCCCGGGAACCTCGCGGCCCGGCAGGAGCGGGACGCCGCGGCGCGGCCCCGGCCCACGGTCCAGGAGCTGTGCGCCGATGGCCTGTTCGAGGTGGCCGAGCTGTGCGTACCGGGAGCGTCGGACGGGCGGGAGGTCACGCTCGTGAGCGCGCGCCCCGCCGGAGCCGACGGGCCGCTGCCCCTCCTGTACTACCTCCACGGCGGCGGAATGATCATGGGCAACGCCTGGTCCGTCCTGCCCAAGGTGCTGCGGGAGTGGGCCCTCCCGCTGGGCCTCGCCGTCCTCTCCGTCGAGTATCCGCTGGCACCGCGGGCCCGGTATCCGGTGCCGGTGGAGGACTGCTACGCCGGCCTGTGCTGGGCCGCCGATCACGCCGCGGCGCTGGGGGTCGACGCCGGCCGGATCGTCGTCGGCGGCAAGAGCGCGGGCGGCGGACTCGCCGCGGCCCTCGCCCTGATCGCCCGCGACCGGGGCGGCCCGGCGCCGGTCGGTCAACTGCTCCTGTGCCCCATGCTCGACGACCGCGGCGCCACGTTCTCGGCCCACCAGATGGCCGGCGCCGACATCTGGGACCGGACCTCCAACGCGACGGCGTGGCAAGCCCTGTTGGGCGAGCGGTACGGCACGGCGGACGTACCGCCCTACGCCGCGCCCGCACGCGCCACGGATCTGACGGGGCTGCCACCGGCGTACGTCGAGGTCGGCTCGGCCGAGACCTTCAGGGACGAGGGCGTCGCCTACGCCGACGCGATCTGGCGGGCCGGAGGCCAGGCCGAGCTGCATGTGTGGCCGGGCGCCTTCCACGGCTTCGACACCTTCGCCCCGCGCGCCGCGCTCAGCCAGGACGCCCGGGACGCCCGCACCCGCTGGCTGCGGCGCGTCCTGGCCCAGTCCGGCGCGAGCGGCAAACCGCCGGCCTGA
- a CDS encoding nitrate reductase subunit alpha, whose translation MAANTTEQLLRAGRILRRTTTTPDLRAVYRADQKVNDEPYRERWAHDKVVRSTHGVNCTGSCSWKVYVKDGLITWETQETDYPSVGPDRPEYEPRGCPRGASFSWYTYSPTRVRFPLARGVLVEMYREAKARLKDPVAAWAEVTENPERRRRYQSARGKGGLVRVGWGEALEIAAAAQVHTIKAYGPDRVAGFSPIPAMSMASHAVGARYHSLIGAPMLSFYDWYADLPIASPQVFGDQTDVPESGDWWDAAYLMLWGSNVPVTRTPDAHWMAEARYRGQKVVVVSPDYADATKFADEWLHPHPGTDGALAMAMGHVILSEFFVKRRVPYFIDYVRQFTDLPFLVEVTAREDGRNVAGKFVTAADVGLGDEPDAAADRFRPVLVDEVSGRPVVPGGTLGDRWSKEGEGRWNLELGDVVPELTFHRATGALSAEILLPRFDRAGTMRRAVPVREIGGRRVTTVFDLLLAQYGVWREGLTGQWPVDYEDASQPCTPAWQETITSVPAGAVVRAAREFAHTAEKTRGRCMIVMGAGTNHWFHSDTIYRSFLSLLLLTGCQGVNGGGWAHYVGQEKVRPYTGWQQMQSAADWVRPSRQMAGTPFWYLHTDQWRYEKYGADALASPVGQGLFSGRHTADLVAQSARLGWMPSYPTFTANPLDLGARVHASGHEPGEWTAGELAAGQLEFAASDPDAPANWPRVLTVWRANLIGSSAKGNEFFLRHLLGTSDNASADEAAPEERPRDVVWREEAPRGKLDLLLALDFRMTSTTLMADLVLPAATWYEKHDLSSTDMHPYVHAFSPAIDPPWQARTDFEIFHGLAAKFSELAAGHLDTAYDLVATALHHDTPGEMAQPGGSTPEWRGGPSPVPGFNMPDLTLVERDYTAVADRLAAFGPLAEQHGMTVKGVTVHPGPEARWLASRCGVAPDGPASGRPLLDTDVKLCEAILALSGTTNGRLAAEGFEQLALRCGPESHLASLSQTVSERRVVFSDTQRGPVQVGASFEWSGKEAPDRRYSPFTINTEHRKPWHTLTGRQHFYLDHDWMAELGEQLPLYRPPLDLAALGEYTGTQEPGARSVAVRYVTPHSKWSIHSEYQENLLMQTLARGGPVIWMSVQDAEAIDVADNDWVEAVNANGVVVARAIVSHRMPAGTVFMYHVQERMVNVPKSETTGRRGGVHNALTKVLIKPTHLIGGYGQLSFAPNYYGPTGNQRDAVTVIRRRSQNVEY comes from the coding sequence GTGGCGGCGAACACCACGGAACAGCTTCTGCGAGCCGGGCGGATACTGCGGCGGACCACGACGACACCCGATCTGAGGGCCGTGTACCGCGCGGACCAGAAGGTCAACGACGAGCCGTACCGCGAGCGTTGGGCCCACGACAAGGTGGTGCGCTCCACGCACGGGGTGAACTGCACGGGGTCGTGTTCGTGGAAGGTGTACGTCAAGGACGGGCTCATCACCTGGGAGACGCAGGAGACGGACTACCCGTCGGTGGGCCCCGACCGCCCGGAGTACGAGCCCCGCGGCTGCCCGCGCGGCGCCTCCTTCTCCTGGTACACCTACTCCCCCACCCGCGTACGGTTCCCGCTGGCCCGTGGGGTCCTGGTGGAGATGTACCGCGAGGCGAAGGCGCGCCTGAAGGACCCGGTGGCGGCCTGGGCCGAGGTCACCGAGAACCCCGAGCGGCGCCGGCGCTACCAGTCGGCCCGGGGCAAGGGCGGCCTGGTGCGGGTCGGCTGGGGCGAGGCCCTGGAGATCGCGGCCGCCGCCCAGGTGCACACCATCAAGGCGTACGGGCCCGACCGGGTCGCGGGGTTCTCCCCGATCCCCGCGATGTCGATGGCCTCGCACGCGGTCGGCGCCCGCTACCACTCCCTCATCGGCGCGCCCATGCTGTCCTTCTACGACTGGTACGCGGACCTGCCGATCGCCTCGCCGCAGGTCTTCGGCGACCAGACGGACGTCCCGGAGTCGGGCGACTGGTGGGACGCCGCGTACCTCATGCTGTGGGGCTCGAACGTGCCGGTGACCCGGACGCCGGACGCGCACTGGATGGCCGAGGCACGCTATCGGGGGCAGAAGGTGGTGGTGGTCTCCCCCGACTACGCCGACGCGACGAAGTTCGCGGACGAGTGGCTGCACCCGCATCCCGGCACCGACGGGGCGCTGGCCATGGCCATGGGGCACGTCATCCTGAGCGAGTTCTTCGTGAAGCGGCGGGTGCCGTACTTCATCGACTACGTACGGCAGTTCACCGACCTGCCGTTCCTGGTGGAGGTGACGGCGCGCGAGGACGGCCGCAACGTGGCGGGAAAGTTCGTGACCGCCGCCGACGTGGGGCTCGGGGACGAGCCGGACGCCGCGGCCGACCGGTTCCGGCCGGTCCTGGTCGACGAGGTGTCCGGCAGGCCGGTCGTGCCGGGCGGCACCCTCGGCGACCGCTGGTCCAAGGAGGGCGAGGGGCGGTGGAACCTGGAGCTGGGTGACGTCGTGCCCGAGCTGACCTTCCACCGGGCGACGGGCGCGTTGAGCGCCGAGATCCTGCTGCCCCGCTTCGACCGGGCCGGCACGATGCGGCGCGCGGTGCCGGTGCGGGAGATCGGCGGGCGCCGGGTGACCACGGTCTTCGACCTGCTGCTCGCCCAGTACGGCGTGTGGCGCGAGGGGCTCACGGGGCAGTGGCCCGTCGACTACGAGGACGCCTCCCAGCCGTGCACGCCGGCCTGGCAGGAGACCATCACCTCGGTGCCCGCGGGCGCGGTGGTGCGGGCGGCGCGAGAGTTCGCGCACACCGCGGAGAAGACCCGCGGCCGCTGCATGATCGTGATGGGGGCGGGGACCAATCACTGGTTCCACTCCGACACGATCTACCGCTCCTTCCTGTCCCTGCTGCTCCTGACGGGCTGTCAGGGCGTCAACGGCGGCGGCTGGGCGCACTATGTGGGGCAGGAGAAGGTGCGCCCCTACACCGGCTGGCAGCAGATGCAGTCCGCGGCGGACTGGGTGCGCCCCTCACGGCAGATGGCCGGAACGCCCTTCTGGTATCTGCACACCGACCAGTGGCGCTACGAGAAATACGGTGCGGACGCGCTCGCGTCGCCGGTCGGGCAGGGCCTGTTCAGCGGGCGGCACACCGCCGATCTGGTCGCGCAGTCCGCCCGGCTCGGCTGGATGCCCTCGTACCCCACCTTCACCGCCAACCCGCTCGACCTCGGCGCCCGGGTCCACGCCAGTGGGCACGAGCCGGGAGAGTGGACGGCGGGCGAACTCGCCGCCGGGCAACTTGAGTTCGCGGCGTCCGATCCGGACGCTCCGGCCAACTGGCCCCGGGTGCTGACCGTGTGGCGGGCCAACCTCATCGGCTCGTCCGCCAAGGGCAACGAGTTCTTCCTGCGCCATCTGCTCGGCACCAGCGACAACGCGTCGGCCGACGAAGCGGCCCCCGAGGAGCGGCCCCGCGACGTCGTCTGGCGGGAGGAGGCGCCGCGCGGCAAGCTCGACCTGCTGCTGGCCCTCGACTTCCGCATGACGTCCACGACGCTGATGGCGGACCTGGTGCTGCCGGCCGCCACCTGGTACGAGAAGCACGACCTGTCCAGCACGGACATGCACCCCTATGTGCACGCGTTCTCGCCGGCGATCGACCCGCCGTGGCAGGCCCGTACCGACTTCGAGATCTTCCACGGGCTCGCGGCCAAGTTCAGCGAGCTCGCCGCGGGACACCTGGACACGGCGTACGACCTGGTGGCGACGGCCCTGCACCACGACACTCCGGGCGAAATGGCCCAGCCCGGTGGCAGCACCCCCGAGTGGCGGGGCGGCCCCTCCCCCGTTCCGGGGTTCAACATGCCGGACCTCACGCTGGTGGAGCGCGACTACACCGCCGTCGCCGACCGTCTCGCGGCATTCGGCCCGCTGGCCGAGCAGCACGGCATGACGGTGAAGGGCGTCACCGTCCACCCAGGACCCGAGGCGCGCTGGCTGGCCAGCCGGTGCGGTGTGGCGCCCGACGGTCCGGCGAGCGGCAGGCCGCTGCTCGACACGGACGTCAAACTCTGCGAGGCGATCCTCGCCCTGTCCGGCACCACCAACGGCCGCCTGGCCGCCGAGGGATTCGAACAACTCGCCCTGCGCTGCGGGCCCGAGAGCCATCTGGCCTCCCTCTCCCAGACGGTCTCCGAGCGGCGCGTGGTGTTCTCCGACACCCAGCGCGGGCCCGTCCAGGTCGGGGCCAGTTTCGAATGGTCGGGCAAGGAGGCCCCCGACCGCCGCTACTCCCCCTTCACGATCAACACCGAGCACCGCAAGCCCTGGCACACCCTCACCGGTCGCCAGCACTTCTACCTCGACCACGACTGGATGGCCGAGCTGGGCGAGCAACTCCCGCTGTACCGACCGCCGTTGGACCTGGCGGCGCTCGGCGAATACACCGGGACACAGGAGCCGGGGGCCCGCTCGGTGGCGGTCCGCTATGTCACCCCGCACTCGAAGTGGTCCATCCACTCCGAGTACCAGGAGAACCTGCTGATGCAGACCCTGGCGCGCGGCGGGCCCGTCATCTGGATGAGCGTCCAGGACGCCGAGGCCATCGACGTGGCGGACAACGACTGGGTCGAGGCGGTCAACGCCAACGGCGTCGTCGTGGCCCGCGCCATCGTCTCGCACCGCATGCCGGCCGGCACCGTGTTCATGTACCACGTGCAGGAGCGCATGGTGAACGTCCCCAAGTCCGAGACGACGGGCCGGCGCGGCGGTGTCCACAACGCGCTCACCAAGGTCCTGATCAAACCGACCCATCTGATCGGCGGATACGGCCAGTTGTCGTTCGCGCCCAACTACTACGGGCCGACCGGCAACCAGCGCGACGCCGTCACCGTGATCCGCCGCCGCTCGCAGAACGTGGAGTACTGA
- a CDS encoding zinc ribbon domain-containing protein, with translation MEQQSARVVADLGRELAAASLHTGGALWRLSGSGRGLDANLLRLPPGRAIDEHTDLHLDVLLVVLEGAGQLRTHEGVQELRPVTALWLPKGSRRALVAGVDGMGYLSVHPRRPGLTIGGPPSEEGGEAACLLAQVCPECGRLATERGARFCWSCGTALEG, from the coding sequence ATGGAACAGCAAAGTGCCCGAGTGGTGGCCGATCTCGGCCGGGAGCTCGCGGCGGCGTCGCTGCACACCGGTGGCGCGCTGTGGCGCCTGAGTGGGAGCGGTCGGGGGCTCGACGCGAACCTGCTGCGGCTGCCGCCCGGCCGCGCCATCGACGAGCACACGGACCTCCACCTCGACGTCCTGCTGGTCGTCCTCGAAGGCGCCGGGCAACTCCGCACCCACGAAGGCGTCCAGGAGCTGCGCCCCGTCACCGCGCTCTGGCTGCCCAAGGGCTCCCGCCGTGCCCTGGTCGCCGGCGTCGACGGCATGGGCTACCTCTCCGTGCACCCGCGCAGGCCCGGCCTCACCATCGGCGGGCCGCCGAGCGAGGAGGGCGGTGAGGCGGCGTGCCTCCTCGCGCAGGTGTGCCCGGAGTGCGGCCGGCTCGCCACCGAACGCGGCGCGCGCTTCTGCTGGAGCTGCGGCACGGCGCTGGAGGGGTGA
- the narH gene encoding nitrate reductase subunit beta, whose product MPRREARIGRVMAQVAMVMNLDKCIGCHTCSVTCKQTWTNRSGTEYAWFNNVETRPGQGYPRGHEDQEKWKGGWRLRSGRLVPRSGGRARRLATLFANPELPTLADYYEPWTYDYETLTSAPLGDDVPTARPRSLIDGRPTEVTWGPNWDDDLGGGPEHLAGDPVLRQMNESVRLEYEQAFMFYLPRICEHCLNPSCVAVCPSGALYKRIEDGIVLVDQDRCRGWRMCVSGCPYKKIYFNHQSGKAEKCTFCYPRIEAGEPTVCSETCVGRLRYLGVMLYDADRVGEAAAVADDKDLYEAQLGCFLDPDDPEVARAAEESGIPHDWITAARRSPVRALITDYRVALPLHPEYRTMPMVWYVPPLSPVVDSLTRIGHDGEDPAQLFGAIDSLRIPLEYLAGLFTAGDTGPVEAALCRLAAMRAHMRRINLGEERDPAIARGVGLDERRIEEMYRLLAVAKYEDRYVIPTSYTGSVPSDPGDGCSLDGDGGPGMYEAGLPGMEAFHASPVPATGAGVSANAGLRGRVNLLNWDGRGAPGGLFPRRGKEEDR is encoded by the coding sequence ATGCCCCGTCGCGAAGCACGCATCGGACGTGTCATGGCGCAGGTCGCCATGGTCATGAACCTCGACAAGTGCATCGGCTGCCACACCTGTTCGGTCACCTGCAAGCAGACGTGGACCAACCGCTCGGGCACCGAATACGCGTGGTTCAACAACGTCGAGACCCGCCCCGGCCAGGGTTACCCGCGCGGCCACGAGGACCAGGAGAAGTGGAAGGGCGGCTGGCGGCTCAGGAGCGGCCGTCTCGTGCCGCGCAGCGGCGGCCGGGCGCGGCGCCTCGCCACCCTGTTCGCCAACCCCGAACTGCCCACCCTCGCCGACTACTACGAGCCCTGGACCTACGACTACGAGACGCTGACCAGCGCCCCTCTCGGCGACGACGTCCCCACGGCCCGGCCGCGCTCCCTGATCGACGGCCGGCCCACCGAGGTGACCTGGGGGCCGAACTGGGACGACGACCTGGGCGGCGGCCCCGAGCACCTGGCCGGCGACCCGGTGCTGCGGCAGATGAACGAATCGGTGCGCCTGGAGTACGAGCAGGCGTTCATGTTCTACCTGCCGCGCATCTGCGAGCACTGCCTCAACCCGTCGTGCGTGGCGGTCTGTCCCTCGGGCGCCCTGTACAAGCGCATCGAGGACGGCATCGTCCTGGTCGACCAGGACCGCTGCCGCGGCTGGCGGATGTGCGTGTCGGGGTGCCCGTACAAGAAGATCTACTTCAACCACCAGAGCGGCAAGGCCGAGAAGTGCACGTTCTGCTACCCGCGCATCGAGGCGGGTGAGCCCACCGTCTGTTCGGAGACGTGTGTGGGGCGGCTCCGCTACCTCGGCGTGATGCTGTACGACGCCGACCGGGTCGGCGAGGCCGCCGCCGTCGCCGACGACAAGGATCTGTACGAGGCGCAGCTGGGCTGTTTCCTCGACCCGGACGATCCCGAAGTGGCCCGCGCCGCCGAGGAGTCGGGCATCCCGCACGACTGGATCACGGCGGCGCGCCGCTCACCGGTCCGCGCCCTGATCACCGACTACCGGGTCGCGCTGCCGCTGCATCCGGAGTACCGCACGATGCCCATGGTCTGGTACGTGCCGCCGCTCTCGCCGGTCGTGGACTCGCTGACGCGCATCGGCCACGACGGAGAGGATCCCGCCCAGCTCTTCGGCGCCATCGACTCGTTGCGCATCCCGTTGGAGTACCTCGCGGGCCTGTTCACGGCCGGTGACACCGGGCCGGTGGAAGCGGCGCTGTGCCGGCTCGCCGCGATGCGCGCCCACATGCGCCGCATCAACCTCGGTGAGGAACGCGACCCGGCGATCGCCCGCGGTGTGGGCCTTGACGAACGGCGCATCGAGGAGATGTACCGGCTGCTCGCCGTGGCGAAGTACGAGGACCGCTATGTGATTCCCACCAGCTACACCGGGTCGGTGCCCAGCGATCCCGGCGACGGGTGCAGCCTGGACGGCGACGGCGGTCCCGGCATGTACGAGGCGGGGCTGCCCGGCATGGAGGCCTTCCACGCGTCACCGGTGCCCGCGACCGGTGCGGGCGTTTCGGCGAACGCCGGGCTGCGCGGCCGGGTCAACCTGCTCAACTGGGACGGCCGGGGCGCCCCGGGCGGGCTCTTCCCGCGCCGCGGAAAGGAGGAGGACCGGTGA
- a CDS encoding NmrA family NAD(P)-binding protein, giving the protein MQIAVTTPTGNVGRHVVAALLRAGVRPRVLLREPSRLDPDVKDVVDAVRVDQYDAASVAAATRDVDALFWVDPTTGSEDPLDDYARATASVVRAVTENRIGRVVFQSSVGAEKRHGAGEIDGLAHTESALDALGIDVTHLRCGYFFTNLELQLDALRAGTLQVVLPLDQPMAWVAPRDIAEVAVGRLLSPAWSGRCVQAVHGAADLTWREVAGIVTAATGRQIGVERITDDEMRAQLHRAGMTDGLVEAVLGMSTGLREDFVPEQPRTVRTTTPTTLASWVHDHLRHLIGDGAAG; this is encoded by the coding sequence ATGCAGATCGCCGTCACCACCCCGACCGGCAACGTCGGACGGCACGTCGTCGCCGCGCTGCTGCGGGCCGGCGTCCGCCCGCGCGTGCTGCTGCGCGAGCCCTCGCGGCTGGATCCCGACGTCAAGGACGTCGTGGACGCCGTGCGCGTCGACCAGTACGACGCCGCCTCCGTGGCGGCCGCCACCCGTGACGTGGACGCCCTGTTCTGGGTGGACCCGACCACCGGCAGCGAAGACCCCCTCGACGACTACGCCCGTGCCACCGCGAGCGTGGTCCGCGCCGTCACCGAGAACCGGATCGGCCGCGTCGTCTTCCAGAGCAGCGTCGGCGCCGAGAAGCGTCACGGCGCGGGCGAGATCGACGGCCTGGCCCACACGGAGAGCGCTCTCGATGCCCTCGGCATCGACGTGACCCATCTGCGCTGCGGCTACTTCTTCACCAACCTCGAACTGCAACTCGACGCGCTGCGCGCCGGCACCCTCCAGGTCGTCCTCCCGCTCGACCAGCCCATGGCCTGGGTCGCACCCCGCGACATCGCCGAGGTGGCCGTCGGGCGGCTGCTCTCGCCCGCCTGGTCGGGCCGGTGCGTCCAGGCGGTCCACGGCGCCGCCGACCTCACCTGGCGCGAGGTCGCCGGCATCGTCACGGCCGCCACGGGACGCCAGATCGGCGTCGAACGGATCACGGACGACGAGATGCGCGCGCAGCTCCACCGGGCCGGGATGACCGACGGCCTCGTGGAGGCGGTGCTCGGCATGTCGACCGGCCTGCGCGAGGACTTCGTACCCGAACAGCCGCGCACGGTACGCACCACCACCCCGACCACCCTCGCTTCCTGGGTCCACGATCACCTCAGGCACCTGATCGGCGACGGCGCGGCGGGGTAG
- the narJ gene encoding nitrate reductase molybdenum cofactor assembly chaperone — MNRPALHQAASLLLGYPDAEWPGRLSLVRTALGQLPCPEAELLGGFCDAVATVAPLELGARYVATFDRSRRRALHLTYYTDGDTRRRGASLARLKALFRDHGWEQGDGELPDFLPGVLEFAARCPEPGLAVLVEHRAAIELLGHALEKFRSPYADVVRAVCRTLPGPAPADHAAALRLARSGPPTETVGLAPFPPRGSRPTEGARR, encoded by the coding sequence GTGAACCGCCCCGCTCTCCACCAGGCCGCCTCGCTCCTGCTGGGCTACCCCGACGCCGAGTGGCCGGGGCGGCTGAGTCTCGTACGCACAGCGCTTGGCCAACTTCCCTGTCCCGAAGCGGAGTTGCTGGGCGGTTTCTGCGACGCCGTGGCCACCGTGGCGCCGTTGGAACTCGGCGCCCGCTATGTCGCCACCTTCGACCGCAGCCGGCGCCGCGCGCTGCACCTGACCTACTACACCGATGGCGACACCCGGCGCCGCGGCGCCTCCCTCGCCCGCCTCAAGGCCCTGTTCCGCGACCACGGCTGGGAGCAGGGCGACGGAGAGCTGCCCGATTTCCTGCCCGGCGTCCTGGAGTTCGCCGCTCGCTGCCCCGAGCCGGGGCTCGCCGTCCTCGTCGAGCACCGGGCCGCGATCGAGCTGCTCGGCCACGCTCTGGAGAAGTTCCGCAGCCCGTACGCCGATGTGGTGCGGGCCGTGTGCCGGACCCTGCCGGGGCCCGCGCCGGCCGACCACGCGGCGGCCCTGCGCCTGGCGCGCAGCGGCCCGCCCACCGAGACCGTGGGTCTCGCCCCCTTCCCGCCCCGAGGTTCGCGGCCCACCGAAGGAGCCCGCCGGTGA
- a CDS encoding transglycosylase domain-containing protein: MPFTRSRPAGPPATGSPVTRTLRFLGVSVLAGVMAAGIALPVAGALGVGAKSAAESFNSLPDEFKTPPLSQASKIFDADGGLIATVYDRDRTVIPGDRIAPVMRKALVDIEDNRFYQHGAVDLQGVLRALNKNAASGSVAQGASTLTQQYVKNVFVEQAGTDQKAVLEAQRQTIGRKIQELRYAIELEQTLPKDQILTNYLNITFFGEQAYGIEAASERYFSVHAKDLTLPQAALLAGLVQSPSMYDPVTNAALAKQRRDTVLNKMAEYGSITAAQAQQAIGTPIKLHISAPRQGCITAHQGEGFFCDYVHRTVLSDPAFGKTAVERRALWSRGGLQIHTTLSPKAQKALQDSVTSHAYTTDDAAAVMSLVQPGTGKIVAMGQSRDYGLGAHQTEINLNVGTKMGGGLGFPTGSTFKPIVAAAALEQGTSPSQQYPAPYSMPWPAMSDCSGNTYPENGEVHNDSHSLVGPFAMPDAMAQSVNTYFAELEADTGLCEVAKMANSLGIKAQAGGTKLQVVPSLTLGSNDLTPLEMANVYATFANHGTYCTPVAVTSVTKPDGGSIAVPQADCHQVMSPQTADTVTTMLLGVVQDGTGKPAGLTDRDSAGKTGTTDDSKQVWFAGFTPELSGAAVVSDTRSPHDLDGQSIGGTTVGQAFGGTLAGPVWRDSIEGALAGVPAGTLTTTTLPGSDG, translated from the coding sequence ATGCCCTTCACGCGTTCCCGTCCGGCCGGGCCCCCGGCCACCGGATCCCCCGTCACCCGTACCCTTCGCTTCCTCGGAGTGAGCGTCCTGGCGGGCGTCATGGCCGCCGGTATCGCGCTGCCGGTGGCGGGCGCGCTGGGGGTGGGCGCCAAATCCGCGGCGGAGAGCTTCAACAGTCTGCCCGACGAGTTCAAGACACCGCCGTTGTCGCAGGCGTCCAAGATCTTCGATGCCGACGGCGGGCTCATAGCCACGGTCTACGACCGCGACCGCACCGTGATACCCGGCGACCGGATCGCGCCGGTCATGCGCAAGGCGCTGGTCGACATCGAGGACAACCGGTTCTACCAGCACGGAGCCGTGGACCTGCAGGGCGTGCTGCGCGCGCTGAACAAGAACGCCGCCAGCGGAAGCGTGGCCCAGGGCGCCTCGACCCTCACCCAGCAGTACGTCAAGAACGTCTTCGTCGAGCAGGCGGGCACTGACCAGAAAGCGGTCCTCGAAGCCCAGCGCCAGACCATCGGCCGCAAGATCCAGGAGCTGCGGTACGCCATCGAGCTCGAACAGACCCTCCCCAAGGACCAGATCCTCACTAACTACCTCAACATCACGTTCTTCGGGGAGCAGGCGTACGGGATCGAGGCGGCCTCGGAGCGCTACTTCAGCGTCCATGCCAAGGACTTGACCCTGCCCCAGGCCGCCCTGCTGGCCGGGCTCGTCCAATCGCCGTCCATGTACGACCCGGTCACCAACGCCGCCCTCGCCAAGCAGCGCCGCGACACCGTCCTGAACAAGATGGCCGAGTACGGTTCGATCACCGCCGCCCAGGCCCAGCAGGCGATCGGCACGCCCATCAAGCTGCACATCAGCGCGCCGCGGCAGGGCTGCATCACCGCCCATCAGGGGGAGGGCTTCTTCTGCGACTACGTGCACCGGACCGTCCTGAGCGACCCGGCGTTCGGCAAGACGGCCGTCGAGCGGCGGGCGTTGTGGAGCAGGGGCGGGCTCCAGATCCACACGACGCTCTCCCCCAAGGCGCAGAAGGCCCTTCAGGATTCGGTCACCTCGCACGCGTACACCACGGACGACGCCGCCGCGGTGATGAGCCTCGTCCAGCCCGGTACCGGCAAGATCGTCGCGATGGGGCAGAGCCGTGACTACGGCCTGGGTGCGCATCAGACGGAGATCAACCTCAACGTCGGCACGAAGATGGGCGGCGGCCTCGGCTTCCCCACCGGCTCCACGTTCAAGCCGATCGTCGCGGCCGCGGCGCTGGAGCAGGGCACGAGCCCGAGTCAGCAGTACCCCGCGCCCTACTCCATGCCCTGGCCCGCCATGTCGGACTGCTCCGGCAACACCTACCCGGAGAACGGCGAGGTCCACAACGACAGCCACTCCCTGGTCGGGCCCTTCGCGATGCCGGACGCCATGGCCCAGTCCGTCAACACCTACTTCGCCGAGCTGGAGGCCGACACCGGGCTGTGCGAGGTGGCGAAGATGGCCAACTCGCTGGGCATCAAGGCCCAGGCGGGCGGCACCAAGCTCCAGGTGGTTCCCTCACTGACGCTCGGCAGTAATGACCTGACGCCGCTGGAGATGGCCAACGTGTACGCGACCTTCGCCAATCACGGCACGTACTGCACCCCGGTCGCCGTGACCTCGGTGACCAAGCCGGACGGCGGGAGCATCGCGGTGCCGCAGGCCGACTGCCACCAGGTGATGTCCCCGCAGACCGCCGACACCGTCACGACCATGCTCCTGGGCGTCGTGCAGGACGGCACCGGCAAGCCCGCCGGTCTCACCGACCGCGACAGCGCGGGCAAGACCGGCACCACCGACGACAGCAAGCAGGTCTGGTTCGCCGGCTTCACTCCCGAACTGTCCGGCGCGGCCGTGGTCAGTGACACCAGGAGCCCGCACGACCTCGACGGCCAGAGCATCGGCGGCACCACCGTCGGCCAGGCCTTCGGCGGCACCCTCGCGGGCCCCGTCTGGCGCGACTCCATCGAAGGTGCGCTCGCCGGAGTCCCCGCGGGCACCCTCACCACGACGACCCTGCCGGGATCGGACGGCTGA